The proteins below are encoded in one region of Bremerella sp. P1:
- a CDS encoding ComEC/Rec2 family competence protein, giving the protein MASSQTSSARRERTIYRPLVLLAPAITLGVIGDAFLQVSMPLWLVLLGSLLVLWGLLWSRRSERSASVTLLLAVAAFGGMLHHGHWNLYRSTELSRGLSADKQPVALQGTVLDYPRFLPAKSPASAFEFELPNQWKVPFRIRQIRSGATWEVASGDTEIYVSGDTLDVRPGQSILVFAQATCSEAALNPGEFDFADWARANRRRTFLRSGFSQCLQETGAPTRWSLWDPIRDVRHYVSGELAAAIPPGLDGLAETIFLGRRERLADATDEAFRQTGTVHLLALSGLHLGILALVAYWLLRFLPGPAWLPAACLLLMTVAYVILVDARPPIVRASILVGAFCVAMILYRRPMFWNSLAAAWVLVLCWNPTEIFQAGTQLSFVAVASLAWLAGYQTMTKEADPLQNLIEITRPWPVKCWRHVVHWFGGMFVASLVVWLVTLPLVLFHFHAASPWTIILSPILILPMGCALAGMLLLLAVSMAVPVATPWMAWLVSCPLWAMQETVTFTQQHAGFMLWSAGPPAWWVIGFYGVAGIVGCLMITCRFPMRWSVAVVALWLTVGFVWGTVQAIESSTRDDLVCTFVSVGHGTCVLVELPEGRNLLYDCGRLGSPKRACQSLSAVLWSKGIQHLDAVIISHDDADHYNGLPEILERFSVGAIYCSDLMEKIPSNLVSVLLDDIRQRGIPLRTLTAGRSLQAHPDVDLTILHPTRKGVLGRDNANSIVLLIEYQGRRILLPGDLESPGTEAVIVERPIDCDVVMAPHHGSQHSHAESFYRWCQPEWIVVSSGSRDILGPKEAEPGESVWLNTAASGMIEIRLSADGRPAEVTSWQDGPLMVVE; this is encoded by the coding sequence TTGGCATCCTCGCAGACTTCTTCGGCACGGCGCGAGCGTACGATCTATCGTCCGCTGGTCCTGCTTGCGCCCGCCATCACGCTGGGGGTGATTGGGGATGCGTTCCTCCAGGTTTCGATGCCCCTCTGGCTGGTGCTCTTAGGCAGTTTGTTGGTGCTGTGGGGGCTGTTGTGGTCGCGGCGAAGTGAACGCTCGGCAAGTGTGACGCTGCTACTCGCTGTCGCGGCGTTTGGCGGGATGCTGCATCATGGCCACTGGAACCTCTATCGATCGACAGAGTTAAGCCGCGGTCTGTCGGCCGATAAGCAGCCGGTGGCCTTGCAGGGAACGGTCCTCGATTACCCCCGATTTTTGCCTGCCAAGTCGCCCGCTTCGGCGTTTGAGTTTGAATTGCCTAACCAGTGGAAGGTGCCCTTTCGCATTCGTCAGATTCGCAGTGGAGCCACCTGGGAGGTCGCTTCCGGCGATACCGAGATTTACGTCTCCGGAGATACACTCGACGTTCGCCCCGGTCAGTCGATTTTGGTGTTTGCCCAAGCAACGTGTTCGGAAGCCGCATTGAATCCAGGCGAGTTCGATTTTGCCGACTGGGCCCGAGCAAACCGTCGGCGGACGTTTCTGCGAAGTGGTTTTTCGCAGTGTCTGCAAGAGACCGGCGCTCCGACCAGGTGGTCGTTATGGGATCCGATTCGCGACGTCCGGCATTACGTCAGCGGTGAGTTAGCGGCGGCCATTCCACCGGGACTCGATGGCCTGGCCGAAACGATCTTCCTGGGACGTCGCGAACGTTTGGCCGATGCCACCGACGAGGCCTTTCGCCAAACAGGTACCGTTCACTTGTTGGCGTTGTCAGGCTTACACCTAGGCATCTTGGCGCTGGTTGCCTATTGGCTATTGCGATTCTTGCCAGGACCAGCCTGGTTACCGGCGGCTTGCTTGCTGCTGATGACGGTGGCTTACGTGATTCTCGTCGACGCCCGGCCACCAATCGTGCGGGCCTCGATTCTGGTTGGGGCGTTCTGTGTGGCGATGATTCTGTATCGTCGCCCCATGTTTTGGAACAGCTTGGCGGCGGCCTGGGTCTTGGTTCTCTGTTGGAATCCGACCGAAATCTTTCAAGCCGGAACGCAGCTTTCGTTTGTGGCGGTCGCGTCGCTGGCGTGGCTTGCCGGCTATCAAACGATGACGAAAGAGGCCGACCCGCTGCAAAATCTCATCGAGATCACGCGCCCTTGGCCGGTGAAGTGTTGGCGGCATGTGGTTCACTGGTTCGGCGGGATGTTCGTAGCGTCGCTGGTTGTGTGGCTAGTGACGTTGCCGTTGGTCCTGTTCCACTTTCATGCGGCTTCTCCGTGGACGATTATCCTTTCGCCTATCCTCATCCTTCCCATGGGGTGCGCACTCGCTGGGATGTTGTTGCTTCTAGCAGTGTCGATGGCGGTACCGGTGGCGACGCCATGGATGGCATGGCTTGTATCGTGCCCTCTGTGGGCGATGCAGGAAACGGTCACCTTTACTCAGCAGCACGCTGGTTTCATGCTTTGGTCTGCCGGGCCTCCGGCGTGGTGGGTCATTGGGTTCTATGGAGTAGCGGGAATCGTCGGCTGTCTGATGATTACCTGTCGTTTTCCCATGCGTTGGAGCGTCGCTGTGGTGGCGCTTTGGCTGACGGTTGGGTTTGTTTGGGGGACGGTCCAGGCAATTGAATCCAGCACCCGGGACGATCTGGTGTGCACGTTCGTCAGCGTGGGGCATGGCACCTGCGTGTTGGTGGAACTGCCTGAGGGACGTAACCTGCTTTATGACTGCGGGCGTCTCGGTTCGCCGAAGCGGGCCTGCCAGTCTCTTTCGGCCGTGCTATGGAGCAAAGGAATCCAGCACCTCGATGCGGTCATCATTTCTCACGACGACGCCGATCACTACAACGGCTTGCCGGAAATCCTCGAGCGATTCTCGGTCGGGGCCATCTACTGTTCGGACTTGATGGAGAAGATCCCCAGCAACTTGGTCTCGGTGCTGTTGGACGACATCCGCCAGCGCGGCATTCCCCTGCGCACCTTAACGGCAGGCAGAAGCTTGCAGGCACATCCCGATGTCGATCTGACAATTCTCCATCCGACTCGCAAGGGAGTGCTGGGACGCGACAACGCCAACAGTATCGTTCTGTTGATCGAATACCAAGGACGCCGCATTCTTCTACCTGGCGACTTGGAATCGCCGGGGACCGAAGCGGTGATTGTCGAGCGGCCGATCGACTGCGATGTGGTCATGGCCCCGCATCACGGCAGCCAGCACAGCCATGCCGAGTCGTTTTACCGTTGGTGTCAGCCGGAGTGGATCGTGGTCAGCAGCGGCTCCCGGGATATTCTTGGGCCTAAAGAAGCTGAGCCAGGCGAGTCGGTTTGGCTTAATACGGCCGCTAGTGGAATGATCGAAATCCGGCTTT
- a CDS encoding sulfatase family protein produces MLKQLLLGVFVAVFSLLTCWQDASAADRPNLIFLLTDDQRWDALGCMGNPVIKTPNIDRLAEEGVVFENAFATTAICATSRASFITGQYARRHGIVDFRAVLTPEAFSQTFPALLRANGYQTAFIGKWGVGNQLPADQYDYWKGFSGQGKYFVDGRPHMTKHLEDQTLEFLDTCSPEKPFCLQVSFKAAHCQDGPGWQFQHAPKYAEYYEDDTIVPAETANDEHYQKLPKQLQGGESRVRWHRRFDGDEMVQKNIKDYYRLLTGVDDFVGAMVAKLQEKKLADNTVILFTSDHGFFLGEHGLSGKWLMYEESIRIPMIVFDPRLPKNKRGQRREEMVLNIDVAPTLLDLAGIEPSSVMQGQSMKGLVEGNQSSGWRTEFLYEHLFPHATIPQSEGVREDRWKYVFYPKSEPKLEQLFDLQQDPHEVNNLADDPKHTDKLKAMQAELDQMRTSLQ; encoded by the coding sequence ATGCTAAAACAATTACTGCTTGGCGTTTTCGTCGCCGTTTTCTCCCTGCTGACTTGCTGGCAAGATGCGTCCGCTGCCGATCGACCGAACTTGATCTTCCTGCTTACCGACGACCAGCGATGGGACGCACTCGGCTGCATGGGGAACCCGGTCATCAAGACACCCAACATCGATCGCCTGGCGGAAGAAGGGGTTGTCTTTGAGAATGCCTTCGCGACGACTGCCATCTGCGCAACCAGTCGTGCTTCGTTCATCACCGGGCAATACGCTCGTCGACATGGCATCGTTGATTTTCGTGCCGTGCTCACCCCAGAAGCGTTCTCTCAGACCTTCCCTGCCCTGCTCCGTGCCAATGGTTACCAAACGGCTTTCATCGGCAAATGGGGCGTCGGCAACCAGCTTCCCGCTGATCAGTACGACTACTGGAAAGGCTTCTCCGGCCAAGGCAAGTACTTCGTCGACGGGCGTCCACACATGACCAAGCATCTGGAAGACCAGACACTGGAGTTCCTGGATACTTGCTCGCCTGAAAAGCCCTTCTGCCTGCAAGTGAGCTTCAAAGCCGCTCACTGCCAGGACGGTCCAGGCTGGCAGTTTCAGCACGCCCCGAAGTACGCCGAGTACTACGAAGACGACACGATTGTGCCAGCGGAAACCGCTAACGACGAGCACTACCAGAAGCTTCCCAAGCAGCTGCAAGGAGGCGAATCACGCGTTCGCTGGCACCGCCGTTTCGATGGAGACGAGATGGTGCAGAAGAACATCAAGGATTACTACCGCTTGCTGACCGGCGTCGACGACTTCGTCGGTGCGATGGTTGCCAAGCTCCAGGAAAAGAAGCTGGCCGACAACACGGTCATCTTGTTCACTTCCGACCATGGTTTCTTCCTGGGCGAGCACGGCCTGTCCGGCAAGTGGCTCATGTATGAAGAATCGATTCGTATCCCGATGATCGTCTTTGACCCGCGTCTACCCAAGAACAAGCGGGGACAACGCCGTGAAGAGATGGTCCTGAACATCGATGTCGCTCCAACCCTGCTAGACCTGGCCGGCATCGAGCCATCTTCGGTGATGCAAGGACAAAGCATGAAGGGTCTCGTCGAGGGCAACCAGTCGAGTGGCTGGCGGACCGAGTTCCTCTACGAGCACCTCTTCCCCCACGCGACCATTCCTCAAAGTGAAGGAGTACGGGAAGACCGTTGGAAGTACGTGTTCTACCCCAAGAGCGAGCCTAAACTGGAACAGTTGTTCGACTTGCAGCAAGACCCGCACGAGGTCAACAACCTGGCCGATGACCCCAAGCATACCGACAAGCTGAAGGCCATGCAGGCTGAGCTCGATCAGATGCGAACCTCGCTTCAATAG
- the pyk gene encoding pyruvate kinase, which yields MSAARIFPNRARTKIVATVGPACRTPEMLEELILAGVDVFRVNLAHGDLKDHSEVVRNIRAISEKVGRPIAALADLSGPKIRLGTLPEDIVHCHEDEIYTFVRGENSSEPKTLTCNYEPLIDELEVGNDVMLADGTVMMNVIEKTADTATCKVVQAGPIRSRQGINLPGTKLSVEALTPQDIEHVKWAAENDLDYVSLSFVRSADDLRHLRDLLMQHESRAFIIAKIEKREALDNLEEIVRESNGVMVARGDLGVEIDVAEVAASQKLIVSTCSRIGRPVIVATQMLDSMTTSNRPTRAEATDVANAILDGADACMLSGETAVGVHPVAVVKMMNRIMLATEKMWMDERGPARKIDNRVAQVHPITQAVVSGASITAEHLDAKLLVTATRTGGTALTKAKLRDAIPTISVSDSDAALRRMCLYWGVTPIANAPVHNGIQLRRFIDQWGLSNGYLEEGDRVVFITGGGIMQSAEYIVVVHRVEKPQD from the coding sequence ATGTCCGCTGCTCGAATCTTTCCGAACCGTGCTCGCACGAAAATCGTGGCCACTGTTGGTCCGGCTTGCCGTACCCCTGAGATGCTGGAAGAACTGATCCTCGCCGGCGTGGATGTGTTCCGTGTGAACCTTGCCCACGGCGACTTGAAGGATCACTCCGAAGTCGTACGTAACATCCGTGCGATCAGCGAAAAGGTCGGTCGCCCGATCGCCGCGCTGGCTGACCTTTCCGGTCCCAAGATTCGATTGGGCACCTTGCCTGAAGATATCGTGCATTGCCACGAAGACGAGATTTATACTTTCGTCCGAGGCGAAAATAGCTCCGAACCCAAAACCCTGACTTGCAACTACGAACCACTGATCGACGAGTTGGAAGTTGGTAACGACGTGATGCTCGCGGACGGTACGGTCATGATGAACGTGATCGAGAAGACTGCCGACACCGCGACCTGCAAAGTTGTTCAGGCTGGTCCGATCCGCAGCCGCCAGGGGATTAACCTTCCCGGCACCAAGCTCAGCGTTGAAGCGCTGACCCCTCAAGACATTGAACACGTGAAGTGGGCCGCCGAGAACGATCTCGACTACGTGAGCCTGAGCTTTGTTCGTTCAGCGGACGATCTGCGTCACCTGCGTGACCTGTTGATGCAGCACGAATCGCGTGCATTCATCATTGCCAAGATCGAAAAGCGTGAAGCACTCGACAACCTCGAAGAGATCGTTCGCGAGTCGAACGGCGTGATGGTTGCTCGTGGTGACTTGGGCGTCGAAATCGACGTCGCCGAAGTGGCTGCTTCGCAGAAGCTGATCGTTTCGACCTGCTCGCGAATCGGTCGCCCGGTGATCGTGGCGACGCAGATGCTCGACAGCATGACAACCTCTAACCGTCCGACCCGTGCCGAAGCGACTGACGTGGCAAACGCCATCTTGGATGGTGCTGATGCATGTATGCTTTCGGGCGAAACGGCCGTGGGTGTTCACCCCGTGGCCGTGGTGAAGATGATGAACCGCATCATGCTGGCCACCGAAAAGATGTGGATGGACGAACGCGGACCGGCTCGCAAGATCGACAATCGCGTTGCTCAGGTGCACCCCATCACTCAGGCCGTTGTTTCCGGTGCATCGATTACCGCCGAGCACCTGGATGCCAAGCTATTGGTCACTGCAACGCGAACTGGTGGTACGGCACTAACGAAGGCCAAGCTTCGCGACGCGATTCCTACGATCAGCGTGAGTGACTCCGACGCAGCACTTCGCCGCATGTGCTTGTACTGGGGTGTTACTCCGATTGCCAATGCACCCGTGCACAACGGCATTCAGCTGCGTCGCTTCATCGACCAGTGGGGACTTTCCAACGGCTACCTGGAAGAAGGTGACCGCGTGGTCTTCATCACCGGTGGCGGTATCATGCAGTCGGCCGAATACATCGTGGTGGTTCACCGCGTTGAAAAGCCGCAGGACTAG
- a CDS encoding Gfo/Idh/MocA family protein, whose product MSPRPSDRRSFLKTSAATAAAVSVPYIFTSQSALADEQKSSESNDRPLVGCIGTGSRWNAVGPNAMQLGDVVAVCDVDANHANGAKKRVMDTQSKKGVQRDVDVYEDYQKILERNDIEIVTIVTTDHWHSKIAIEAMKAGKDVYCEKPLTLTIDEGKKICQVAKETGRVFQVGTQQRSEMGLRFLQAIALIQAGRIGDVQHVAVAIGGSPTSNSIPVVDVPNGLNWEKWLGQAPLVDYRWAKEGNQTKTRCHYEFRWWYEYSGGKLTDWGAHHVDIAQWGIGQSGDGQGPTSIEPIYAKHPVDFKDGMPVQDDRYNCATNFHVKATFDNGVVMDIKDSHQAELGFGNGIMFTGTKGRFLVNRGKIAGAPVEELKENPLPENAIAEIYGGKMPAARNAHMANFFECVKTRKLPISDVFTHHRALTTCHLSNIAIRLNRSLKWDPKSEQILGDDQANAMQTRKARQGYEVTV is encoded by the coding sequence TTGAGTCCACGCCCTTCCGATCGACGATCCTTTCTGAAAACTTCAGCTGCAACGGCTGCTGCGGTCTCCGTTCCTTATATCTTCACCAGTCAAAGCGCCCTGGCTGACGAGCAAAAGTCGAGTGAATCGAACGACCGACCATTGGTCGGCTGCATTGGTACCGGTAGCCGCTGGAACGCCGTCGGCCCCAATGCGATGCAACTGGGTGACGTCGTTGCCGTGTGTGATGTCGACGCCAACCACGCCAATGGTGCGAAGAAGAGAGTCATGGACACCCAATCGAAAAAGGGTGTTCAGCGCGACGTCGATGTCTACGAGGACTACCAGAAGATTCTCGAGCGCAACGATATCGAAATCGTCACCATCGTGACCACCGACCATTGGCATTCCAAGATTGCCATCGAAGCGATGAAGGCCGGCAAAGACGTTTACTGCGAAAAGCCGCTGACGCTGACCATCGATGAAGGTAAGAAGATCTGTCAGGTCGCCAAGGAAACCGGTCGCGTTTTCCAGGTTGGTACGCAGCAGCGAAGTGAAATGGGCCTGCGGTTCCTCCAGGCAATCGCTTTGATTCAGGCTGGCCGCATCGGTGATGTTCAGCACGTAGCCGTCGCGATTGGTGGCTCGCCGACCAGCAACTCGATTCCAGTCGTCGATGTTCCCAATGGATTGAACTGGGAAAAGTGGCTGGGCCAGGCGCCGCTGGTCGACTATCGCTGGGCGAAAGAAGGCAACCAGACCAAGACGCGCTGCCACTACGAATTCCGCTGGTGGTATGAATACTCTGGCGGCAAGCTGACCGACTGGGGTGCTCACCACGTCGACATTGCCCAATGGGGCATCGGTCAGAGTGGCGACGGACAGGGCCCAACCTCGATTGAACCGATTTACGCCAAGCATCCGGTCGACTTCAAAGACGGTATGCCGGTTCAAGATGACCGCTACAACTGTGCGACCAACTTCCACGTCAAAGCGACCTTCGACAACGGCGTGGTGATGGACATCAAGGACTCGCACCAGGCTGAGCTGGGCTTCGGCAACGGGATCATGTTTACCGGAACCAAGGGCCGATTCCTGGTCAACCGCGGCAAGATCGCGGGTGCTCCGGTCGAAGAACTGAAAGAAAACCCGCTGCCGGAAAATGCCATCGCCGAGATTTACGGCGGCAAGATGCCTGCGGCCCGGAATGCTCACATGGCCAACTTCTTTGAGTGTGTGAAGACGCGGAAGCTGCCAATTTCCGACGTGTTTACCCACCATCGAGCCTTGACCACGTGTCACCTGTCGAACATCGCCATTCGCTTGAATCGGTCGCTGAAGTGGGATCCGAAGAGCGAGCAGATCCTGGGTGATGACCAAGCCAACGCGATGCAAACAAGGAAAGCTCGCCAAGGTTACGAAGTGACCGTATAA